In the genome of Ignavibacteriales bacterium, one region contains:
- the gpmA gene encoding 2,3-diphosphoglycerate-dependent phosphoglycerate mutase, translating to MYKVVLLRHGESSWNKENRFTGWTDVDLSEKGIGEAKKAAEVLKSEGYTFDITYTSVLKRAIRTLWLTLDGMDLMWIPVIRNWRLNERHYGALQGLNKAETAEKFGEDQVKIWRRSYDTPPPVLEKTDERYPGKDRRYADLNETELPLTECLKDTVARFVPYWEGTIAPMVKSGKKVLITAHGNSLRALVKYLDNIPDSEIVELNIPTGIPLVYELDANLKPIKHYYLGDQEEIAKAAAAVANQGKAK from the coding sequence ATGTATAAAGTTGTATTACTCCGTCATGGAGAAAGTTCATGGAATAAAGAAAACAGGTTCACCGGCTGGACAGATGTTGATCTTTCAGAAAAAGGAATCGGCGAAGCAAAAAAAGCTGCTGAAGTTTTAAAATCAGAAGGTTACACTTTTGACATAACTTATACTTCCGTATTAAAAAGAGCGATAAGAACTTTGTGGTTAACATTGGACGGAATGGATTTGATGTGGATTCCCGTAATCCGTAACTGGAGATTGAATGAAAGACATTACGGCGCATTGCAGGGATTAAACAAAGCTGAAACCGCAGAAAAATTTGGTGAAGACCAGGTAAAGATCTGGAGAAGAAGTTATGACACACCGCCGCCTGTATTAGAAAAAACTGATGAACGTTATCCGGGAAAAGATAGAAGGTATGCGGATCTAAACGAAACTGAACTTCCTCTAACAGAATGTTTAAAAGATACAGTTGCCCGTTTCGTTCCTTACTGGGAAGGTACTATTGCGCCAATGGTAAAATCCGGGAAAAAAGTTTTGATAACCGCTCACGGTAACAGTTTAAGAGCTCTTGTAAAATATCTTGATAACATTCCTGATTCAGAAATTGTTGAGTTAAATATTCCAACAGGTATTCCATTGGTTTATGAACTTGATGCAAACCTTAAACCAATAAAACATTATTATCTCGGTGACCAGGAGGAAATTGCAAAAGCAGCGGCGGCAGTTGCCAACCAGGGAAAAGCAAAATAA
- a CDS encoding acyl-CoA thioesterase, translated as MGRIKILLPDKFQFKTEMKIRVTDINYGGHLGNDSVLSIMHEARIRFLGSLGYAESDVEGTGIMMTDCHINYTSQGFYGDEIIIDVSVPNIERNGCDFIYRITNKNSLAEIARGTTSIVFYSYTLKKLQNTPEKFRIKITELPFLD; from the coding sequence ATGGGAAGAATAAAAATATTACTGCCGGATAAATTTCAATTCAAAACTGAAATGAAAATCAGGGTAACTGATATTAACTATGGCGGGCATCTTGGCAACGATTCAGTACTTTCAATTATGCATGAAGCAAGGATACGTTTTCTTGGTTCATTAGGTTATGCTGAATCGGATGTAGAAGGCACGGGTATTATGATGACTGATTGTCACATCAATTATACTTCACAGGGTTTTTACGGCGATGAAATAATAATTGATGTGTCTGTTCCAAACATTGAAAGAAACGGCTGCGATTTTATTTACCGTATCACAAATAAAAATTCATTGGCCGAAATTGCAAGAGGTACAACGTCCATAGTATTTTATAGCTACACGCTGAAGAAACTTCAAAACACACCTGAAAAATTCAGAATAAAAATCACTGAACTTCCCTTTCTTGACTGA